The Parambassis ranga chromosome 1, fParRan2.1, whole genome shotgun sequence genome includes a region encoding these proteins:
- the cyp4v2a gene encoding cytochrome P450 4V8 — MSTHVKLTYALQRKMTVLQGSYTIPFLGVSIFIAALTYITYRLLSSYLHKWFEMRPIPEMEGTYPFIGNALMFKTNAGDFFSQIEELTRDFANMPLVKLWIGPIPFVILYHAETVETILNTSIHMEKAYAYNFLHPWLGTGLLTSTGHKWRQRRKMLTPTFHFSILADFLEVMNEQAEILVMKLEKQAGKGPFNCFNHVTLCALDIICETAMGKKVYAQSNSDSEYVRSVYKMSDIVSRRQRTPWFWPDFVYNYFGEGREQDKTLKILHSFTRKVINEKAENMSYIESDNDSDRETRKRRAFLDMLLKTTDEEGNRMSHEDIQEEVDTFMFRGHDTTAASMNWVLHLLGSHPEAQKKVHQELQEVFGASEQPVNAEDLKNLKYLECVIKEALRLFPSVPFFARSIGEDCHINGFKVPKGANAIIITYALHRDPRYFPEPEEFRPERFLPENSVGRPPYAYIPFSAGLRNCIGQRFAMMEEKVILSSILRNFTVEACQKREELRPVGELILRPEKGIWIKLEKKTPQTSSN, encoded by the exons ATGAGCACACATGTGAAGCTGACATACGCACTGCAAAGAAAGATGACAGTCTTACAGGGGAGTTACACTATACCTTTTCTTGGAGTTAGCATTTTCATTGCTGCTCTAACATACATCACCTACAGGCTGCTGAGCAGTTACCTGCACAAATGGTTTGAAATGAGGCCTATTCCAGAGATGGAGGGGACATACCCCTTTATTGGAAATGCACTGATGTTCAAAACCAATGCAGGAG ATTTCTTTAGCCAAATTGAGGAGCTTACCCGCGACTTTGCCAACATGCCCCTGGTTAAACTCTGGATTGGACCCATACCCTTTGTGATTCTCTATCATGCTGAAACTGTAGAG aCAATTCTGAATACCTCCATTCACATGGAGAAAGCATATGCATACAACTTTCTCCATCCATGGCTTGGAACTGGTCTGCTCACCAG CACAGGGCATAAATGGCGTCAGCGTAGGAAGATGTTGACACCCACCTTCCACTTCTCCATCTTGGCGGACTTCTTGGAAGTGATGAATGAACAGGCAGAGATTCTGGTGATGAAGCTGGAGAAGCAGGCAGGGAAGGGTCCATTCAACTGCTTTAATCATGTCACCCTCTGTGCACTCGACATTATCTGTG AAACTGCAATGGGAAAGAAAGTATACGCACAGAGTAATTCTGATTCAGAATATGTCAGGAGCGTGTACAA AATGAGTGACATTGTGAGTCGCAGGCAGAGGACGCCATGGTTCTGGCCCGATTTTGTGTACAACTACTTTGGTGAGGGCCGTGAGCAAGACAAGACCCTGAAGATCCTCCACTCCTTCACACGCAAA GTGATAAATGAGAAAGCAGAGAACATGTCATACATTGAATCGGACAATGACAGTGACCGAGAGACAAGGAAACGCCGGGCGTTCCTGGACATGCTCCTAAAAACAACAGATGAAGAGGGCAACCGGATGAGCCATGAGGACATTCAGGAGGAAGTGGATACCTTTATGTTTCGG GGTCATGATACTACAGCTGCCTCTATGAACTGGGTCCTCCATCTGCTGGGCTCACACCCTGAGGCACAGAAGAAAGTTCACCAAGAGCTACAGGAGGTGTTCG GTGCATCTGAACAGCCCGTTAACGCTGAAGACCTGAAGAACCTCAAATACCTGGAGTGTGTGATAAAGGAGGCTCTGCGACTGTTCCCGTCTGTACCTTTCTTCGCTCGCAGCATCGGTGAAGACTGCCACATCA ATGGTTTCAAGGTTCCTAAAGGTGCAAATGCCATCATCATCACTTACGCTCTTCACCGTGACCCCCGATACTTCCCAGAGCCTGAGGAGTTCAGACCTGAACGTTTTCTGCCTGAGAACTCAGTGGGACGGCCTCCATATGCGTACATACCCTTCTCAGCAGGACTCCGCAACTGCATAG GTCAGCGTTTTGCAATGATGGAGGAAAAGGTGATTTTATCATCCATTCTGCGTAATTTCACCGTTGAAGCTTGCCAGAAACGTGAAGAGCTTCGTCCAGTGGGAGAGCTCATCCTACGACCAGAGAAGGGCATCTGGATCAAACTGGAAAAGAAGACacctcagacatcatcaaacTAG
- the tlr3 gene encoding toll-like receptor 3 — translation MMCVHHTCLWLLIACYYVTGPCYCVASLKKASCSVHHGRADCSHLSLTAIPSDLPGNITSLDMSHNRLRGVSPASLHPYPGLLLLDVGYNSITVLDNGICQTLPLLQTLNIEHNEVRLLKKEDVTYCTNLSRLNLASNRLKLQGEPFSALQSLQFLDVSMNNLQSAKLGSQPQLPRLVNLNLGSNIFNTLTRDDFFFLNRSSFLQVLNLSSSSLKTLEAGCFKPISGLRTLILDGSRIDSEVIPKLCSELSGTDIDALSLRKIKLVTLTNTTFTGLQKTNLTFLDLSNNDMAKIEEGSFQWLSRLQTLILSYNNIRRLTKGTFQGLRGLKQLHLTGALVKSHGSSTAIIDDFSFQPLSSLQSLSLQKTAVREISGNTFTGLTSLTELTMSWSSYISLKYLTNKTFASLADSPLRKLNLIGTAIAKINPGSFAVFKNLTILYLDSNFIKQNLTGEEFQGLGQVQEIHMTNNYQYLNLCPTSFVHVPGLRVLTLGKSLIATALNIDPSPFRPLVNLTVLDLSNNNIANIRENLLEGLVNLKVLKLEHNNLARVWKSVNLGGPLLFLKDTHNLVTLYMDSNGLDEIPVKALRGLSKLKELSLSNNLLNNLKDTVFDDLTSLHVLRLEKNLITAVRPEVFKTPMSNLSLLVMGKNPFDCTCESILWFVTWLNNTNVTSLPGLKDQYMCNTPLAYFNHSIMDFNPLFCKDMTPFQTLYILSSTAVLMLIVTALLVRFQGWRIQFYWNILINRTLGFSDAKVEEGRQYEYDAYVIYAEKDASWVERRMFPLENEKCRFCFEDRDSVLGMSLLESIVNNMRKSRKILFVVTESLLKDPWCRRFKVHHALHQVIEASRDSVILVFLQDVHDYKLSCSLFLRRGMLRPCCILDWPVHKERVPAFHQKLLIALGMTNRLQD, via the exons ATGATGTGTGTCCATCATACCTGTCTATGGCTCCTCATTGCATGTTACTATGTAACTGGACCCTGCTATTGTGTGGCTTCCCTGAAGAAGGCCTCATGCTCTGTGCACCATGGCAGAGCTGACTGCAGTCACCTCAGCCTCACTGCGATCCCTTCAGACCTTCCAGGGAACATTACCAGCCTGGATATGTCCCACAACAGATTGAGGGGGGTTAGTCCTGCGTCCTTGCATCCCTATCCTGGCCTTCTCCTCCTTGACGTTGGTTACAACAGCATCACTGTGCTGGATAATGGGATATGCCAGACACTGCCtctgctgcagacattgaaCATAGAACATAATGAAGTGCGTTTGCTGAAGAAAGAGGATGTCACCTACTGCACCAACCTGTCTCGGTTGAATTTGGCTAGTAACAGGCTAAAGCTACAAGGAGAGCCCTTCTCTGCACTACAG AGCCTACAGTTTCTTGACGTTTCTATGAACAACCTGCAGTCAGCCAAGCTCGGCTCTCAGCCTCAGCTGCCCAGGCTTGTGAACCTCAATCTGGGATCCAACATCTTTAACACTTTGACAAGAGATGACTTTTTCTTCCTCAACCGGTCATCCTTCCTACAAGTCCTCAACCTGTCTTCTTCGTCTCTAAAAACC ttgGAGGCCGGTTGCTTCAAGCCCATATCAGGCCTTCGTACTTTAATCCTCGATGGGAGCAGGATAGACTCTGAGGTCATTCCCAAACTCTGCTCAGAGCTGTCAGGGACAGACATTGATGCCCTGTCTCTCAGGAAGATAAAGCTGGTCACGCTGACAAACACAACCTTTACAggactgcagaaaacaaatcTAACCTTTCTGGATCTGTCCAATAATGACATGGCTAAAATTGAGGAAGGCTCATTTCAGTGGCTGTCTAGACTGCAGACTCTAATTTTGTCATACAACAACATCAGACGCCTGACCAAGGGCACATTTCAGGGCCTCAGAGGATTAAAGCAACTTCATCTAACAGGAGCACTGGTGAAAAGTCATGGCTCTTCTACTGCCATTATTGATGATTTCTCTTTCCAGCCATTAAGCTCCCTGCAGAGTTTGTCATTACAGAAGACTGCTGTTCGAGAAATTTCAGGGAACACCTTTACAGGCTTGACAAGTCTTACAGAACTTACCATGAGCTGGAGTAGTTATATATCACTTAAATACCTCACAAACAAGACTTTTGCCTCACTTGCAGATTCACCTCTCAGAAAGCTTAACCTGATAGGAACTGCTATAGCAAAGATTAACCCTGGAAGCTTCGCTGTGTTTAAAAACCTCACCATTCTTTATCTAGATTCAAACTTTATCAAGCAAAATCTCACCGGTGAAGAATTTCAAGGCTTAGGTCAGGTTCAAGAGATACATATGACCAATAACTACCAGTACCTTAACCTGTGCCCTACGTCGTTTGTTCATGTGCCCGGTCTGAGAGTCCTGACTTTGGGCAAAAGCCTGATAGCTACAGCCTTAAACATTGATCCTTCTCCATTCAGACCCCTGGTAAACCTCACCGTCTTGGATCTCAGCAACAATAACATTGCTAACATTAGAGAGAATTTGCTGGAAGGGCTCGTGAACCTGAAGGTATTGAAACTCGAACACAACAACTTAGCCCGTGTGTGGAAGAGCGTCAACCTCGGTGGGCCGTTATTATTTCTGAAGGACACACATAACTTGGTAACCTTATACATGGATAGTAATGGACTGGATGAGATCCCAGTGAAGGCTCTGAGAGGTTTGAGCAAACTTAAGGAGCTGAGCCTTAGCAACAATCTTCTAAACAACCTTAAGGACACGGTCTTTGATGATCTGACCTCACTGCATGTTTTACGCTTGGAGAAGAACCTGATCACAGCCGTGAGGCCTGAAGTGTTCAAAACGCCTATGAGTAACCTCAGTCTGCTCGTCATGGGCAAAAATCCATTTGACTGCACATGTGAGAGCATCCTGTGGTTTGTGACGTGGCTGAACAACACAAATGTGACCAGCTTGCCAGGTCTCAAAGACCAGTACATGTGCAACACTCCACTGGCTTACTTTAACCACTCCATCATGGACTTTAACCCTCTTTTTTGCAAAGATATGACCCCATTCCAGACTCTTTACATTCTGAGCAGCACAGCTGTTCTCATGCTGATTGTAACTGCCCTTCTGGTACGATTCCAAGGCTGGAGGATTCAGTTTTATTGGAACATACTCATTAATCGTACATTAGGATTTAGTGATGCCAAAGTCGAAGAAGGTAGACAATATGAGTATGACGCATATGTCATATATGCAGAGAAAGACGCCAGCTGGGTGGAGAGAAGGATGTTCCCTTTGGAGAATGAAAAGTGCCGCTTTTGTTTCGAGGATCGAGACTCAGTCCTTGGCATGTCACTGCTCGAGTCCATTGTAAATAACATGAGAAAGTCCAGAAAAATCTTGTTTGTCGTCACTGAAAGTCTTCTGAAGGATCCCTGGTGCAGACG aTTTAAAGTCCACCATGCACTTCACCAGGTCATTGAAGCCAGCAGGGACTCAGTTATTCTGGTTTTTCTGCAGGACGTGCATGACTACAAGTTGTCTTGCTCGCTGTTCCTCCGCAGGGGCATGTTGCGCCCTTGTTGCATCTTGGACTGGCCTGTCCATAAGGAGAGAGTACCTGCATTTCACCAGAAGCTCCTCATAGCACTCGGCATGACCAACAGACTGCAAGATTGA